From Hippoglossus stenolepis isolate QCI-W04-F060 chromosome 6, HSTE1.2, whole genome shotgun sequence, a single genomic window includes:
- the r3hdml gene encoding R3H domain containing-like — MKSLAGTPSLLLLLLLHRPQMAAVCLQLLLAAPLWSLPHVGAAAAAAWSSSTELLDATRAAAEAQSDSRMLAAAPGAASRSRRKRAISSREIKALLDYHNRVRSQVSPPAANMEYMLWDDGLAQSADSWASLCIWDHGPTQTMKYTGQNLSITSGRFQSITDLVRSWYNERHQFSYPSRCTGSVCSHYTQMVWASTSRLGCAVRKCSNVNVFGSSWREATLLVCNYSIKGNWVGEAPYKTGRPCSVCPSSYGGSCWRNQCSPNAKTRRRSRY, encoded by the exons ATGAAG AGTCTTGCAGGgacaccctccctcctcctcctcctcctcctccacaggccCCAGATGGCTGCTGTTTgccttcagctgctgctcgctGCCCCCCTGTGGTCGCTGCCCCAtgtgggagctgctgctgctgctgcgtggtCGAGCTCCACAGAGCTGCTCGACGCcaccagagctgcagctgaggccCAGTCTGACTCCAGGATGCTCGCTGCAGCTCCTGGCGCTGCCTCTCGCAGCAGGCGTAAGAGAGCCATCTCCTCCAGAGAGATCAAGGCCCTGCTGGATTACCACAACCGGGTCCGCTCTCAGGTCTCCCCCCCTGCTGCTAATATGGAGTACATG CTGTGGGATGACGGCCTGGCCCAGTCGGCCGACTCCTGGGCCTCGCTCTGCATCTGGGACCACGGCCCAACACAAACCATGAAATACACGGGCCAGAACCTGTCCATCACCTCAGGAAG GTTCCAGTCGATCACTGACCTCGTCAGGTCCTGGTACAACGAGAGGCATCAGTTCTCTTACCCCAGCAGATGCACTGGATCCGTGTGCTCGCACTATACTCAG ATGGTGTGGGCGAGCACCAGCAGGCTGGGATGTGCCGTCAGGAAATGCTCCAACGTGAACGTGTTCGGAAGCAGCTGGAGGGAGGCGACGCTGCTGGTCTGCAACTACTCTATAAA aggaaaCTGGGTGGGAGAAGCTCCCTATAAGACCGGCAGGCCTTgctccgtctgtccgtccagcTACGGCGGCTCCTGCTGGAGGAATCAGTGCTCGCCAAACGCCAAGACCAGGAGACGGTCCAGATATTAA